One region of Streptomyces subrutilus genomic DNA includes:
- a CDS encoding ferredoxin reductase family protein gives MRDVAGLVRGGMLGGAGAVVLLWAVQVRPSARPDALFATAAHLTGLLAGYGVLVLLFLMARVPAVEHGVGADRLARWHALGGRHVLLLCFGHGLFALLGYAVHERVDLVTAVRELLAYPALAAAAAGTVLLAAVGATSARAVRRRVSHESWRGVHLFVYLAAALAFGHQLAGPDLALAAWFWALAHAVVAVLLLWYRAVVPVRQALRHALRVAEVRAEGPGVVSVVMYGEHLAELRAEPGQFLRWRFLQRRLWHTALPFSLSAPVRGNTLRITVKGLGGHTRRIRRLRPGTRVLATGPFGALTAARRTRPKVLLIAGGVGITPMRALFETLPGGPGDITLLYRAGAEEQLVLRAELEAIAAERQAGLHYLLGPSGAAYDPLAPQALAALVPDLAEHDVYLCGPPGMAEAAQAGLLRAGVPAGRIHSECFSF, from the coding sequence ATGCGAGACGTGGCGGGGCTGGTCAGGGGCGGGATGCTGGGCGGAGCGGGGGCGGTGGTCCTGCTCTGGGCGGTGCAGGTGCGGCCCTCGGCCCGGCCCGACGCCCTGTTCGCCACCGCGGCGCACCTGACCGGCCTGCTCGCCGGGTACGGGGTGCTGGTGCTGCTGTTCCTGATGGCGCGGGTGCCCGCCGTCGAGCACGGGGTCGGCGCCGACCGGCTCGCCCGCTGGCACGCGCTCGGCGGCCGGCACGTCCTGCTCCTCTGCTTCGGGCACGGGCTCTTCGCCCTGCTCGGCTACGCCGTGCACGAGAGGGTCGACCTGGTCACCGCCGTCCGGGAACTGCTCGCCTACCCCGCGCTCGCCGCCGCGGCGGCCGGGACCGTCCTGCTGGCCGCGGTCGGGGCGACCTCCGCCCGGGCGGTACGCCGCCGCGTGTCGCACGAATCCTGGCGCGGGGTGCACCTGTTCGTCTACCTCGCCGCCGCCCTCGCCTTCGGACACCAGCTCGCCGGCCCCGATCTCGCCCTCGCCGCCTGGTTCTGGGCGCTCGCCCACGCCGTGGTCGCCGTCCTGCTGCTCTGGTACCGGGCCGTGGTCCCCGTACGGCAGGCCCTGCGGCACGCACTGCGCGTGGCGGAGGTCAGGGCCGAGGGCCCCGGGGTGGTCTCCGTCGTCATGTACGGGGAGCACCTGGCGGAACTGCGCGCGGAGCCGGGCCAGTTCCTGCGCTGGCGATTCCTGCAGCGGCGGCTGTGGCACACCGCGCTGCCGTTCTCGCTGTCCGCCCCGGTCCGCGGGAACACCCTGCGCATCACCGTCAAGGGGCTCGGCGGCCACACCCGGCGCATCCGCCGGCTGCGGCCGGGCACCCGGGTCCTGGCCACCGGGCCGTTCGGGGCGCTCACCGCCGCCCGGCGGACCCGGCCCAAGGTGCTGCTGATCGCGGGCGGGGTCGGGATCACGCCGATGCGGGCCCTGTTCGAGACACTGCCCGGCGGCCCCGGCGACATCACCCTGCTCTACCGGGCCGGAGCCGAGGAACAGCTGGTGCTGCGCGCCGAGCTGGAGGCCATCGCCGCCGAGCGGCAGGCGGGGCTGCACTACCTGCTCGGGCCCTCCGGGGCCGCGTACGATCCGCTCGCGCCGCAGGCGCTGGCCGCGCTGGTGCCGGACCTGGCCGAGCACGACGTGTACCTGTGCGGGCCGCCGGGGATGGCCGAGGCGGCCCAGGCGGGGCTGCTGCGGGCCGGGGTGCCGGCCGGGCGCATCCACTCCGAGTGCTTCAGCTTCTGA
- a CDS encoding gamma-glutamylcyclotransferase family protein: MTSVVRPPDPTAPLPFFVYGTLRPGEVNHDLFLRGRTVAEEPASLPGAALYAGPGYPYAVDRPGSAVAGELITAAPEAYGALLTALDVLEEYGGPGRPGNVYDRIAREALRADGTPVRAWVYLASPLVSRDLRESGTEIPGGDWLARCHP; encoded by the coding sequence GTGACATCGGTCGTTCGGCCACCGGATCCGACCGCACCGCTCCCGTTCTTCGTCTACGGGACGCTGCGCCCGGGCGAGGTCAACCACGACCTGTTCCTGCGCGGCCGCACGGTCGCGGAGGAGCCCGCGAGCCTGCCGGGCGCGGCGCTCTACGCGGGCCCCGGCTATCCCTACGCGGTCGACCGGCCGGGCTCGGCCGTGGCCGGGGAGCTGATCACCGCGGCGCCGGAGGCGTACGGGGCTCTGCTGACAGCCCTGGACGTGCTGGAGGAGTACGGGGGCCCGGGCCGCCCCGGGAACGTGTACGACCGGATCGCCCGCGAGGCCCTGCGCGCCGACGGCACCCCGGTCCGGGCCTGGGTCTACCTGGCGTCCCCGCTGGTCTCCCGCGACCTGCGGGAGTCGGGCACCGAGATACCGGGCGGCGACTGGCTGGCCCGCTGCCACCCCTGA
- the nirB gene encoding nitrite reductase large subunit NirB: MTEPLPAIVLIGHGMVGQRYLEALAERGATRTHRITVLCEEPRPAYDRVHLTSYFSGSTTEDLSMTPPGFMAEHGIALHLDDPAEHIDRTARTVTSRTGQVFPYDVLVLATGSFPFVPPVPGKDAPGCFVYRTIEDLLAIEEYAKGRTSGAVVGGGLLGLEAAGALQGLGLATRVVEFAPRLMPVQVDEGGGAALLRTIESMGLTVHTGVGTQEVLTGEDGHVSGMLLSDGSAVDTDLVVFSAGVRPRDQLARASGLDVGERGGIAVDSRCRTSDPRVYAIGECALACDGRVYGLVAPGYEMAETAAEDLLGREKEFTGADLSTKLKLLGVDVASFGDAHGTAPGSLDVVWSDSRSGVYKKLVVSPDGVLLGGVLVGDADAYGLLRPLTGSVPPVAPEQLVLPAGLGAPVALGPSSLPDHAVICSCHNVTKKAIAACATLSEVKKCTKAGTGCGSCVKVIGQLLPAAADKGLCGCFPFTRAELYEIVRTRRLASYQELLDGHGRPEARGGDGCEVCKPTVGSIIASLAPAVGASGYVLEGEQAALQDTNDHFLANMQRNGSYSVVPRIPGGEITPDKLIVIGEVARDFGLYTKITGGQRIDLFGASVDQLPRIWARLVDAGFESGHAYGKALRTVKSCVGQTWCRYGVQDSVRMAIDLELRYRGLRAPHKLKSAVSGCARECAEAQSKDFGVIATASGWNLYVGGNGGATPRHADLLAQDLSDAELVRLIDRFLMFYIRTADRLERTSTWLERLEGGLSHLRDVVVHDSLGLCAELESLMADHVAHYRDEWAETLEDPERLRRFVSFVNAPGAPDPTVKFVPERDQVKPDLAVLTIGGAVR, from the coding sequence ATGACCGAGCCCCTGCCCGCGATCGTGCTCATCGGGCACGGCATGGTCGGCCAGCGCTACCTGGAGGCCCTCGCCGAGCGCGGTGCGACCCGGACCCACCGGATCACCGTGCTCTGCGAGGAGCCCCGGCCCGCCTACGACCGCGTCCACCTGACCTCGTACTTCTCCGGCAGCACCACCGAGGACCTGTCCATGACGCCCCCGGGGTTCATGGCGGAGCACGGCATCGCGCTCCACCTCGACGACCCCGCCGAGCACATCGACCGGACCGCCCGCACCGTCACCTCCCGCACCGGGCAGGTGTTCCCGTACGACGTCCTGGTGCTGGCCACCGGCAGCTTCCCCTTCGTGCCGCCCGTCCCCGGCAAGGACGCCCCCGGCTGCTTCGTCTACCGCACGATCGAGGACCTCCTCGCCATCGAGGAGTACGCGAAGGGCCGCACCAGCGGCGCGGTCGTCGGCGGCGGCCTGCTCGGGCTGGAAGCGGCCGGCGCCCTCCAGGGGCTCGGGCTCGCCACGCGCGTGGTGGAGTTCGCCCCGCGCCTGATGCCCGTCCAGGTCGACGAGGGCGGCGGCGCCGCCCTGCTGCGCACCATCGAGTCCATGGGCCTGACCGTCCACACCGGTGTCGGCACCCAGGAGGTGCTGACCGGCGAGGACGGCCACGTCAGCGGCATGCTGCTGTCCGACGGATCCGCCGTCGACACCGACCTCGTCGTCTTCTCCGCCGGGGTCCGCCCCCGCGACCAGCTGGCCCGCGCCTCGGGCCTGGACGTGGGCGAGCGCGGCGGCATCGCGGTCGACTCCCGCTGCCGCACCTCCGACCCGCGCGTCTACGCCATCGGCGAGTGCGCCCTGGCCTGCGACGGCCGTGTCTACGGCCTGGTCGCCCCCGGCTACGAGATGGCGGAGACCGCCGCCGAGGACCTGCTGGGCCGGGAGAAGGAGTTCACCGGCGCCGACCTCTCCACCAAGCTCAAGCTGCTCGGCGTGGACGTGGCCTCCTTCGGCGACGCCCACGGCACCGCCCCGGGCAGCCTCGACGTGGTCTGGTCCGACTCCCGCTCCGGTGTCTACAAGAAGCTGGTGGTCTCCCCGGACGGGGTCCTGCTCGGCGGGGTCCTGGTCGGCGACGCGGACGCGTACGGGCTGCTGCGCCCGCTCACCGGCAGCGTGCCGCCCGTCGCCCCCGAGCAGCTGGTCCTGCCGGCCGGCCTGGGCGCGCCCGTCGCGCTGGGCCCGTCCTCGCTCCCCGACCACGCGGTGATCTGCTCCTGCCACAACGTCACCAAGAAGGCCATCGCCGCCTGCGCCACCCTGTCCGAGGTGAAGAAGTGCACCAAGGCGGGCACCGGCTGCGGCAGCTGCGTCAAGGTGATCGGACAGCTGCTGCCCGCCGCCGCCGACAAGGGGCTGTGCGGCTGCTTCCCCTTCACCCGCGCCGAGCTGTACGAGATCGTCCGCACCCGGCGGCTCGCCTCCTACCAGGAGCTCCTCGACGGCCACGGCCGCCCGGAGGCCCGCGGCGGCGACGGCTGCGAGGTGTGCAAGCCCACCGTCGGCTCGATCATCGCCTCGCTCGCCCCGGCCGTCGGCGCCAGCGGCTACGTGCTGGAGGGCGAGCAGGCCGCGCTCCAGGACACCAACGACCACTTCCTGGCGAACATGCAGCGCAACGGCTCGTACTCGGTGGTCCCGCGCATCCCCGGCGGTGAGATCACCCCGGACAAGCTGATCGTGATCGGCGAGGTGGCGCGCGACTTCGGCCTCTACACGAAGATCACCGGCGGCCAGCGGATCGACCTCTTCGGGGCGAGCGTGGACCAGCTCCCGCGGATCTGGGCCCGGCTCGTCGACGCCGGATTCGAGTCCGGGCACGCGTACGGGAAGGCCCTGCGGACGGTGAAGTCCTGCGTGGGGCAGACGTGGTGCCGCTACGGGGTCCAGGACAGCGTCCGGATGGCCATCGACCTGGAGCTGCGCTACCGGGGGCTGCGCGCCCCGCACAAGCTCAAGTCGGCGGTCTCCGGCTGCGCCCGCGAGTGCGCGGAGGCGCAGAGCAAGGACTTCGGGGTCATCGCGACCGCGAGCGGCTGGAACCTCTACGTGGGGGGCAACGGCGGGGCCACCCCGCGCCATGCCGACCTCCTCGCCCAGGACCTGTCCGACGCGGAACTGGTCCGGTTGATCGACCGGTTCCTGATGTTCTACATCCGCACCGCCGACCGCCTGGAGCGGACCTCGACCTGGCTGGAGCGGCTGGAGGGCGGCCTGTCCCATCTGCGGGACGTGGTCGTGCACGACTCGCTGGGGCTGTGCGCGGAGCTGGAGTCGCTGATGGCCGACCACGTGGCGCACTACCGCGACGAATGGGCCGAGACGCTGGAGGACCCGGAGCGGCTGCGCCGGTTCGTGTCCTTCGTGAACGCGCCCGGCGCCCCGGACCCGACCGTGAAGTTCGTCCCCGAGCGCGACCAGGTCAAGCCCGACCTGGCCGTACTGACCATAGGAGGAGCCGTCCGATGA
- a CDS encoding NAD(P)/FAD-dependent oxidoreductase translates to MTSKQRVVVIGGGLAGLRLAARLAGGAAVTVLGEEQHVPYNRVLLAEVLAGRYAPEVAALPAAGPELRRGVRAVRVDRADRKVHCDDGAALAYDTLVLATGSNPVLPPLRGLFEPEGRELPDGVHAFRTMDDCLALSEAVRPGVRAVVIGGGLLGVSAARALAARGAQVVLAQQAARLMERQLDAGASALLHAHLTALGVEIHTECRVRGLTTAPTAAARDARGHRRVTGAELADGYRLDADLVVLACGVRPRTGLAQAAGLEVRKGIVVDDRLRTSDPRIHAIGDCAEHAGQVYGLAGPALEQADVLAGVLTGADAAYAGTRALTRLTLTTAGGSGPFDLACFGETTPRPGDDVVRFADATRRTYRTVVLRDDRLVGGVLLGELSTVGAVARTWEGDEAPLDLFHLLTDDGGH, encoded by the coding sequence ATGACCTCGAAACAGCGTGTGGTGGTGATCGGCGGCGGGCTCGCGGGCCTGCGGCTCGCCGCGCGGCTGGCCGGCGGAGCGGCGGTGACCGTACTCGGCGAGGAACAGCACGTTCCGTACAACCGGGTGCTGCTCGCCGAGGTGCTGGCCGGCCGGTACGCGCCGGAGGTGGCCGCCCTCCCGGCGGCCGGCCCGGAGCTGCGGCGGGGCGTCCGCGCGGTCCGCGTCGACCGCGCCGACCGGAAGGTCCACTGCGACGACGGTGCCGCTCTGGCCTACGACACGCTGGTGCTGGCCACCGGATCCAACCCGGTGCTGCCGCCGCTGCGGGGGCTGTTCGAGCCCGAGGGGCGGGAGCTGCCCGACGGGGTCCACGCGTTCCGCACGATGGACGACTGCCTGGCGCTCTCGGAGGCCGTACGCCCGGGCGTGCGGGCGGTGGTGATCGGCGGGGGCCTGCTGGGCGTCTCGGCGGCCCGGGCGCTGGCCGCGCGGGGGGCACAGGTGGTCCTGGCGCAGCAGGCGGCGCGGCTGATGGAACGCCAGCTGGACGCCGGGGCCTCCGCGTTGCTGCACGCGCACCTGACCGCGCTCGGGGTCGAGATCCACACGGAGTGCCGGGTCCGAGGCCTGACCACGGCGCCCACGGCGGCCGCCCGCGACGCTCGGGGCCACCGCAGGGTCACCGGGGCGGAACTCGCCGACGGGTACCGGCTCGACGCCGACCTGGTCGTCCTGGCCTGCGGGGTCCGGCCCCGCACCGGGCTCGCCCAGGCCGCCGGGCTCGAAGTGCGCAAGGGCATCGTGGTCGACGACCGGCTGCGCACCAGCGACCCCCGGATCCACGCCATCGGCGACTGCGCCGAGCACGCCGGCCAGGTGTACGGCCTGGCCGGACCGGCGCTGGAGCAGGCCGACGTCCTCGCCGGAGTCCTGACCGGCGCCGACGCCGCGTACGCCGGCACCCGCGCCCTCACCCGCCTGACCCTCACCACCGCCGGCGGCAGCGGCCCCTTCGACCTCGCCTGCTTCGGCGAGACGACCCCCCGCCCGGGCGACGACGTGGTCCGCTTCGCCGACGCCACCCGGCGGACCTACCGGACGGTCGTCCTGCGCGACGACCGCCTCGTCGGCGGGGTCCTGCTCGGCGAGCTCTCCACCGTGGGCGCCGTCGCCCGCACCTGGGAGGGCGACGAGGCACCCCTCGACCTGTTCCACCTGCTCACCGACGACGGAGGCCACTGA
- a CDS encoding alkaline phosphatase PhoX, whose amino-acid sequence MERRTFLRGAVIGSSAAAFGGTLMHGAAYAAPAQPGAGPYGALGAADANGIQLPAGFSSRVIARSGQTVGGTSYTWHSAPDGGACFADGTGWIYVSNSEINPSGGASAVRFNSSGTVTGAYRILSNTRQNCAGGKTPWNTWLSCEEVDRGYVYETDPYGVNASVQRAAMGRFKHEAAAADPVRKVIYLTEDESSGCFYRFVPTTWGNLSSGTLQVLKAGTATSGSFTWANVPDPDGSPTATRSQVSGSKKFNGGEGCHYANDTVWFTTKGDNRVWQLNLANNTYELAYDDSLVPSGAAPLTGVDNVTGSSYGDLYVAEDGGNMEICVITPDDVVAPFLRITGQSSSEICGPAFSPAGNRLYFSSQRGTSGSSSGGITYEVTGPFRT is encoded by the coding sequence GTGGAACGTCGTACCTTCCTGCGCGGCGCAGTGATCGGTTCGTCGGCCGCCGCCTTCGGCGGAACGTTGATGCACGGGGCCGCCTACGCGGCACCCGCCCAGCCCGGCGCCGGACCGTACGGAGCACTCGGCGCGGCGGACGCGAACGGCATCCAGCTGCCGGCCGGGTTCAGCAGCCGGGTGATCGCCCGCTCCGGCCAGACCGTCGGCGGCACCTCGTACACCTGGCACAGCGCCCCGGACGGCGGCGCCTGTTTCGCGGACGGCACGGGCTGGATCTACGTGTCGAACTCGGAGATCAACCCCTCCGGCGGCGCGAGCGCGGTCCGGTTCAACTCCTCCGGCACCGTCACCGGCGCCTACCGGATCCTCTCCAACACCCGGCAGAACTGCGCGGGCGGCAAGACCCCGTGGAACACCTGGCTGTCCTGCGAGGAGGTCGACCGCGGCTACGTCTACGAGACCGACCCGTACGGCGTGAACGCGTCCGTGCAGCGGGCCGCGATGGGCCGCTTCAAGCACGAGGCGGCCGCCGCCGACCCGGTGCGCAAGGTGATCTACCTGACCGAGGACGAGAGCAGCGGCTGCTTCTACCGCTTCGTCCCGACCACCTGGGGCAACCTCTCCTCCGGCACCCTCCAGGTCCTCAAGGCCGGCACCGCCACCTCCGGCTCCTTCACCTGGGCCAACGTCCCGGACCCGGACGGCTCGCCGACCGCCACCCGCAGCCAGGTCTCCGGCTCGAAGAAGTTCAACGGCGGCGAGGGCTGCCACTACGCCAACGACACGGTCTGGTTCACCACCAAGGGCGACAACCGGGTTTGGCAGCTCAACCTCGCGAACAACACGTACGAGCTGGCCTACGACGACTCCCTCGTGCCGAGCGGCGCCGCCCCGCTGACGGGCGTCGACAACGTCACCGGGTCCTCGTACGGCGACCTGTACGTCGCCGAGGACGGCGGCAACATGGAGATCTGCGTGATCACTCCGGACGACGTGGTGGCGCCGTTCCTGCGGATCACCGGCCAGTCCTCCTCGGAGATCTGCGGCCCGGCCTTCTCACCGGCCGGCAACCGGCTCTACTTCTCCAGCCAGCGCGGTACGAGCGGCAGCTCCTCGGGCGGCATCACCTACGAGGTGACGGGCCCGTTCCGCACCTGA
- a CDS encoding class F sortase: MGGDFRGARHGGLVALAACIGIWLVTSGSREPVGPPLPSPAEALTAAGATGPGIAPLPGSPPRRIRIPSIRVDAQLTGLGLQPGGSLEVPPPDRRDLAGWYRDGTTPGATGTAVIAGHVDDAAGPGVFYHLGALRRGAAVEVPRADGRTAVFTVHAVEVYDAKAFPDSRVYGPSARAELRVITCGGGFSPRTGYRGNVVVFAHLTGTY, translated from the coding sequence ATGGGTGGCGATTTCCGCGGCGCCCGCCACGGTGGCCTCGTGGCCCTCGCCGCGTGCATCGGCATCTGGCTCGTCACCAGCGGCTCCCGCGAGCCCGTCGGGCCGCCGCTGCCCTCCCCCGCCGAGGCCCTGACCGCCGCCGGCGCCACGGGGCCCGGCATCGCCCCGCTCCCCGGATCACCGCCCCGGCGGATCCGGATCCCCTCCATCCGGGTCGACGCCCAGCTGACCGGGCTGGGCCTCCAGCCGGGCGGCAGCCTCGAAGTGCCCCCGCCCGACCGGCGGGACCTGGCCGGCTGGTACCGCGACGGCACCACGCCGGGCGCCACCGGCACCGCGGTCATCGCGGGGCACGTGGACGACGCCGCGGGGCCGGGGGTCTTCTACCACCTGGGAGCCCTGCGCCGCGGGGCGGCCGTCGAGGTCCCGCGCGCGGACGGCCGGACCGCCGTGTTCACGGTCCACGCGGTCGAGGTCTACGACGCCAAGGCCTTTCCCGACTCCCGCGTGTACGGCCCCTCGGCGCGCGCCGAACTGCGGGTGATCACCTGCGGCGGCGGCTTCTCGCCCCGCACGGGCTACCGCGGCAACGTGGTCGTGTTCGCGCACCTCACCGGGACGTACTAG
- a CDS encoding sulfite exporter TauE/SafE family protein has product MPDISLTMIIVLCVAAAAAGWIDAVVGGGGLLLLPALLLGLPNAHPATVLGTNKAVAIVGTTGAAVTYVRKTPVNVKLAVRIGLAALAGSMGGAALAGGIGKDAMRPLIMVVLVVVAAFVLLRPAFGSAPSASPVSRQRVLLAIALAGLGIGFYDGLIGPGTGTFLVLALTALLHLDLVTASATAKIVNVCTNAGALAMFAHQGMVLWQLAALMAVFNLAGGLVGAGTALKKGSGFVRGVLLTVVGALVVKLGLEQWG; this is encoded by the coding sequence GTGCCTGACATCTCCTTGACCATGATCATCGTGTTGTGCGTGGCCGCGGCGGCGGCCGGCTGGATCGACGCAGTGGTGGGCGGCGGCGGCCTGCTGCTCCTTCCCGCGCTGCTGCTCGGCCTGCCGAACGCCCACCCGGCCACCGTCCTCGGGACCAACAAGGCCGTCGCGATCGTCGGCACCACCGGCGCGGCCGTCACCTACGTCCGCAAGACCCCGGTGAACGTGAAGCTCGCCGTCCGCATCGGCCTGGCCGCGCTCGCCGGCTCGATGGGCGGCGCCGCGCTGGCCGGTGGCATCGGCAAGGACGCGATGCGCCCGCTGATCATGGTCGTGCTGGTGGTCGTCGCCGCCTTCGTGCTCTTGCGGCCCGCCTTCGGCTCCGCCCCGAGCGCCTCGCCCGTCAGCCGGCAGCGGGTGCTCCTCGCCATCGCACTCGCCGGGCTCGGCATCGGCTTCTACGACGGGCTCATCGGACCGGGCACCGGCACCTTCCTGGTGCTCGCGCTCACCGCCCTGCTCCACCTCGACCTGGTCACCGCCTCCGCGACCGCCAAGATCGTCAACGTCTGCACGAACGCGGGGGCGCTCGCGATGTTCGCCCACCAGGGCATGGTGCTGTGGCAGCTGGCCGCGCTCATGGCGGTCTTCAACCTGGCCGGCGGCCTGGTCGGGGCCGGCACGGCCCTCAAGAAGGGCAGCGGCTTCGTCCGCGGGGTGCTGCTGACCGTGGTCGGCGCACTGGTGGTCAAACTCGGTCTCGAACAGTGGGGCTAG
- a CDS encoding VOC family protein has product MSQPQMIFVNLPVKDLDAARAFWEKLGYSFNPRFSDETAASLVISDTIFAMLLTEEKFRGFATKPVADASKTTEVMVALSAESRAKVDEVVDAALAAGATEPRPPMDLGFMYGRAFEDLDHHVWEYVWMDPAAIEG; this is encoded by the coding sequence ATGTCCCAGCCCCAGATGATCTTCGTCAACCTGCCGGTCAAGGACCTGGACGCCGCCCGGGCCTTCTGGGAGAAGCTCGGCTACTCCTTCAACCCGCGGTTCTCCGACGAGACCGCCGCCTCCCTGGTGATCAGCGACACCATCTTCGCGATGCTGCTCACCGAGGAGAAGTTCCGGGGGTTCGCCACCAAGCCGGTCGCCGACGCCTCGAAGACCACCGAGGTGATGGTCGCCCTGAGCGCCGAGAGCCGCGCCAAGGTCGACGAGGTCGTCGACGCCGCCCTCGCGGCGGGCGCCACCGAGCCGCGGCCGCCCATGGACCTGGGCTTCATGTACGGCCGCGCCTTCGAGGACCTGGACCACCACGTGTGGGAGTACGTCTGGATGGACCCGGCCGCCATCGAGGGCTGA
- the nirD gene encoding nitrite reductase small subunit NirD, with amino-acid sequence MTVELRVAEGWLTVCELSALVPGRGVAALLPDGSQAAVFVDRAGRPYAIGNQDPFTGAHVLSRGLLGSAAGRPFVASPLLKQRFDLESGRCLDDEEVAVRTYPVRTAATS; translated from the coding sequence ATGACCGTCGAACTGAGGGTGGCCGAAGGCTGGCTGACGGTGTGCGAGCTGTCCGCGCTGGTCCCCGGGCGCGGGGTCGCGGCCCTGCTGCCGGACGGGAGCCAGGCCGCGGTGTTCGTCGACCGCGCGGGGCGCCCGTACGCCATCGGCAACCAGGACCCCTTCACGGGCGCGCACGTGCTGTCGCGGGGGCTGCTGGGGAGTGCGGCGGGCAGGCCGTTCGTGGCCTCGCCGCTGCTGAAGCAGCGCTTCGACCTGGAGTCGGGGCGCTGCCTGGACGACGAGGAGGTGGCGGTCCGGACCTACCCCGTGCGGACCGCCGCGACCTCGTAG
- the dnaG gene encoding DNA primase gives MAGRINDDDVKAVRDAVPIDAVVSDYLQLRNAGGGNLKGLCPFHDEKSPSFQVSPSKGLYHCFGCQAGGDTLDFIMKIDHLSFSEAVERLAGQAGITLRYEEGGYTAGTSGRGERIRLVEAHKAAAQFYVDQLGSPEAEIGRKFLAERGFDQAAAAHFSVGYSPAGWDHLTRFLRGKGFSDKELITSGLAQDSRSGKPIDRFRGRLMWPIRDISGEVVGFGARKLRDDDNGPKYLNTPETAIYKKSQVLYGIDLAKKEIAKTSRAVVVEGYTDVMACHMAGVTTAIATCGTAFGGDHIKILRRLLMDNATAEVIFTFDGDAAGQKAALRAFEDDQKFAAETSIAVTPGGMDPCDLRLAQGDAAVAGLVESRTPLFEFALRHIVARHNLENPAGRAAALDEAAPVVAHIKNIAIQHESAVQLAGMLGIRDEQFVVKRVAQLARWARERGGQPQQQGRGRSSYEAAPAAAAQPAGGPALNLRSPTHRTERELLKLALQRPALVSPAFDAYGIDEFTAPPYAAVRQAIQDAGGASLGTEDYLARVREAAPNDTVRALVTELAVEAIHAKTVDEIYAGVQLVQVRLRAVDRRVHEIQGTLSRLGPQAPPEQLAAVQEELWVLQQYGQRLRNCGAEGL, from the coding sequence GTGGCAGGACGGATCAACGACGACGACGTGAAGGCGGTACGGGACGCGGTCCCGATCGACGCCGTGGTCTCCGACTACCTCCAGCTGCGCAACGCGGGCGGCGGCAACCTCAAGGGCCTGTGCCCCTTCCACGACGAGAAGTCCCCGTCCTTCCAGGTCAGCCCCAGCAAGGGTCTCTACCACTGCTTCGGCTGCCAGGCGGGCGGGGACACCCTCGACTTCATCATGAAGATCGACCACCTCTCCTTCTCGGAGGCGGTCGAGCGCCTGGCCGGCCAGGCGGGCATCACCCTGCGGTACGAGGAGGGCGGCTACACCGCCGGCACCAGCGGCCGCGGCGAGCGCATCCGCCTGGTCGAGGCGCACAAGGCGGCCGCCCAGTTCTACGTCGACCAGTTGGGCAGCCCCGAAGCGGAGATCGGCCGCAAGTTCCTGGCCGAGCGCGGCTTCGACCAGGCGGCCGCCGCGCACTTCAGCGTGGGCTACAGCCCGGCCGGCTGGGACCACCTGACCCGCTTCCTGCGCGGCAAGGGCTTCAGCGACAAGGAGCTGATCACCTCCGGCCTCGCCCAGGACAGCCGCAGCGGCAAGCCCATCGACCGCTTCCGCGGCCGGCTGATGTGGCCGATCCGCGACATCAGCGGCGAGGTGGTCGGCTTCGGCGCCCGCAAGCTGCGCGACGACGACAACGGCCCCAAGTACCTGAACACCCCCGAGACCGCGATCTACAAGAAATCCCAGGTCCTGTACGGCATCGACCTGGCGAAGAAGGAGATCGCGAAGACCTCCCGGGCCGTGGTGGTCGAGGGCTACACGGACGTGATGGCCTGCCACATGGCCGGGGTGACCACCGCGATCGCCACCTGCGGCACGGCCTTCGGCGGGGACCACATCAAGATCCTGCGCCGACTGCTGATGGACAACGCCACCGCCGAGGTGATCTTCACCTTCGACGGCGACGCGGCCGGCCAGAAGGCGGCCCTCCGCGCCTTCGAGGACGACCAGAAGTTCGCCGCCGAGACCTCGATCGCGGTCACCCCGGGCGGTATGGACCCCTGCGACCTGCGCCTGGCCCAGGGGGACGCGGCCGTCGCCGGCCTCGTGGAATCCCGGACCCCGCTCTTCGAGTTCGCGCTGCGGCACATCGTCGCCCGGCACAACCTGGAGAACCCGGCGGGCCGCGCGGCGGCACTGGACGAGGCCGCTCCGGTCGTCGCCCACATCAAGAACATCGCGATCCAGCACGAGTCCGCCGTCCAGCTCGCGGGCATGCTGGGCATCCGCGACGAACAGTTCGTCGTCAAGCGCGTCGCGCAGCTCGCGCGCTGGGCCCGCGAGCGCGGCGGCCAGCCGCAGCAGCAGGGCAGGGGCCGCTCGTCCTACGAGGCCGCCCCCGCGGCCGCCGCCCAGCCGGCCGGCGGACCCGCGCTGAACCTGCGCAGCCCGACCCACCGCACCGAGCGCGAGCTGCTGAAGCTGGCCCTCCAGCGCCCGGCGCTGGTCTCCCCGGCCTTCGACGCGTACGGGATCGACGAGTTCACCGCCCCGCCCTACGCGGCGGTGCGCCAGGCCATCCAGGACGCCGGCGGGGCCTCCCTCGGCACCGAGGACTACCTGGCCCGCGTGCGCGAAGCCGCCCCCAACGACACCGTCCGCGCGCTCGTCACGGAGCTGGCGGTCGAGGCCATCCACGCGAAGACGGTCGACGAGATCTACGCGGGGGTCCAGCTGGTCCAGGTGCGGCTGCGCGCCGTCGACCGCCGGGTCCACGAGATCCAGGGCACGCTGTCCCGGCTGGGTCCGCAGGCCCCGCCGGAGCAACTGGCCGCGGTCCAGGAGGAGCTGTGGGTGCTCCAGCAGTACGGCCAGCGGCTGCGCAACTGCGGGGCCGAGGGGCTGTAA